From Vanacampus margaritifer isolate UIUO_Vmar chromosome 8, RoL_Vmar_1.0, whole genome shotgun sequence, a single genomic window includes:
- the bicd2b gene encoding protein bicaudal D homolog 2 — protein MADQEFPEAVLVTEAGPQWLRVEVERLAKELRETTQEKIQAAEYGLAVLEEKQQLKQRFDELETEYEVVRQELDQLKEAFGQVHSAHRKVAADGESREESLIMESASKEAQYQQKVLELQNDLRQSKVSTASVQAENERLSHIALEMREASDQVELQRSQLRDDIREYKVREARLLQDYSELEEENISLQKQVSALRQNQVEFEGLKYEIRRLEEDSQCLNSQLEDAMRLREIAERQLTEALETIKTEREQKATLRKELSHYVTIGGSVYNGSFNISFDNLKLHDEPSAISDLDNDDLIRGFENGLIKAGEGDKDNDSAAGQRGDSFKPAPSLVDDLLSELNISEIQKLKQQLGQVEREKMALINTLQENQKQLEHAYGTVSEQKETVNRLTENLSAMRKLQASKERQSAIDGEKDRDSHEDGDYYELDINGPEILKCKYTVAVSEAGELRQELKTLRSQYDNCRTQYQDERARLESDLHELRSGLASLEKISQADKTEMARLEKELRLVSEAAGESLGSLNVAQDELIAFSEELANLYNHVCMCNNETPNRVMLDYYKEGKALLRRGQDAKTRPSSVLLTNGLIPETDPKKTDSIDIAVVSAPEPRPEPMNVYNLVAIIRDQIRHLQQAVDRTTELSRQRLANLELSTVADKDKEACMEEILKVKSLLSTKREQIATLRAVLKANKQTAEVALANLKSKYNSEKAMVTETMMKLRNELKALKEDAATFSSLRAMFASRCDEYVTQLDDMQRQLAAAEDEKKTLNSLLRMAIQQKLALTQRLEDLEFDHEQARRSTATLAGAKGKTKGKGAPSSHH, from the exons ATGGCCGACCAGGAATTTCCCGAAGCGGTCCTGGTGACCGAGGCCGGGCCGCAGTGGCTCCGGGTTGAAGTGGAACGACTCGCTAAGGAGCTGCGAGAAACAACGCAGGAAAAGATCCAAGCGGCGGAATATGGACTAGCGGTCCTGGAGGAGAAACAACAGCTCAAGCAGCGATTTGATGAGTTGGAGACCGAATATGAGGTTGTCCGACAGGAGCTGGATCAGCTCAAAGAG GCCTTTGGGCAAGTGCACTCGGCCCACaggaaggtggcagcagatggAGAGAGCAGGGAGGAATCGTTGATCATGGAGTCGGCCAGTAAGGAGGCGCAGTACCAGCAGAAAGTCCTGGAGCTGCAGAATGACCTTCGCCAGTCAAAAGTCTCAACTGCCAGTGTGCAAGCTGAGAATGAGCGCCTGTCGCACATCGCTTTGGAAATGAGAGAG GCTTCTGACCAGGTGGAGCTGCAGCGCAGTCAGCTGCGGGATGACATTCGAGAATATAAGGTGCGGGAAGCTCGCCTTCTGCAGGACTACAGTGAACTGGAAGAGGAGAACATCTCTCTGCAGAAACAAGTGTCTGCGCTGAGACAGAACCAG GTGGAATTTGAAGGCCTCAAGTATGAGATCCGCCGTCTGGAGGAGGACTCCCAGTGCCTAAACAGCCAGCTGGAAGATGCCATGCGACTGAGGGAGATCGCCGAGCGCCAGCTAACCGAGGCCTTAGAGACGATTAAAACCGAGCGTGAGCAGAAGGCCACCTTGCGCAAGGAGCTCTCGCACTACGTGACCATCGGCGGCTCCGTGTACAACGGCTCGTTCAATATCTCCTTCGACAACCTTAAGCTCCACGACGAACCCTCGGCGATCTCCGATCTGGACAACGATGACCTGATCCGAGGCTTTGAGAATGGCTTGATCAAGGCAGGCGAAGGCGACAAAGACAACGACTCTGCGGCGGGCCAGAGAGGAGACTCCTTCAAGCCTGCTCCGAGCCTGGTGGACGACCTGCTGAGCGAGCTCAACATTTCTGAGATTCAGAAACTGAAGCAACAGCTTGGACAG gtgGAAAGAGAGAAAATGGCCCTCATCAACACTCTGCAGGAGAACCAGAAGCAGCTTGAGCATGCTTATGGGACCGTGTCTGAGCAAAAGGAAACCGTCAACAGACTCACCGAGAACCTTAGCGCCATGAGGAAGCTTCAGGCCAGCAAGGAGCGCCAATCCGCCATTGACGGTGAAAAAGATCGCGACAGCCACGAAGACGGCGACTACTATGAGCTGGACATCAACGGGCCGGAAATCCTCAAGTGTAAATACACCGTGGCTGTTTCTGAAGCGGGCGAGTTGAGGCAAGAGCTAAAGACACTTAGGTCGCAGTATGACAATTGTCGAACCCAGTACCAAGATGAACGAGCACGGCTGGAAAGTGACCTCCATGAGCTCAGGTCAGGGTTAGCATCCCTGGAGAAGATTAGCCAAGCAGATAAAACGGAGATGGCTCGTCTGGAGAAGGAACTCCGTCTAGTTAGCGAGGCTGCAGGAGAATCGCTGGGCAGCCTCAATGTGGCCCAAGATGAGCTCATAGCATTCAGTGAGGAGCTGGCAAATCTCTACAACCACGTCTGCATGTGCAACAATGAGACCCCCAACCGTGTCATGTTGGACTACTACAAGGAGGGCAAAGCATTGTTGAGGCGAGGACAAGATGCGAAGACACGCCCCTCGTCCGTACTTCTCACTAACGGACTTATTCCCGAGACGGACCCTAAAAAAACGGATTCCATCGACATCGCCGTGGTCTCGGCGCCGGAGCCTCGTCCGGAGCCCATGAACGTCTACAACCTGGTCGCCATCATCCGAGACCAGATCCGCCACCTGCAGCAAGCGGTGGACCGTACCACAGAGCTGTCCCGCCAGAGGCTGGCCAACCTGGAGCTGAGCACCGTCGCAGATAAGGACAAAGAGGCTTGCATGGAGGAGATCCTCAAAGTCAAGTCGCTGCTCAGCACCAAAAGAGAACAGATTGCCACGCTCAGAGCTGTGCTCAAAGCCAACAAGCAG ACGGCTGAGGTCGCACTGGCCAACCTGAAGAGCAAATACAACAGTGAGAAGGCCATGGTGACCGAAACCATGATGAAGCTCCGCAATGAACTCAAGGCTTTAAAAGAAGACGCTGCCACCTTCTCCTCCCTCAGAGCCATGTTTGCTTCAAG GTGCGACGAGTATGTGACCCAGCTGGACGACATGCAGAGGCAACTGGCGGCGGCCGAGGATGAGAAGAAGACGCTGAACTCTCTGTTACGAATGGCCATCCAGCAGAAACTGGCCCTCACCCAGCGTCTGGAGGACCTGGAGTTTGACCACGAGCAGGCGCGCCGCAGCACTGCTACTTTGGCAGGGGCAAAGGGCAAGACTAAGGGCAAGGGAGCCCCGTCCAGTCATCAT TAA
- the card19 gene encoding caspase recruitment domain-containing protein 19, with translation MGDSFHDQLTEDGAFLRAERRLNTELVDKIILQLNRIYPQILTDKEATKFRNLDVPTCVRLGELLTHLQAKGEEACREFYRALHLHVEDVYFSLPTRLRLRGSVDPLTYPSAFKERHVMNDKGPLFFIGCFSVAVGVALVYYFGEAKLTGGSGALGMAALGLKRKAREVLVWYTEESLMK, from the exons ATGGGAG ACAGTTTCCATGACCAGCTGACAGAGGATGGCGCCTTCCTCAGAGCAGAAAGGAGACTGAACACGGAGCTCGTAGACAAAATCATCTTACAGCTCAACAGAATCTACCCGCAAATACTCACTGACAAGGAGGCCACCAAG TTCCGCAACTTGGATGTGCCCACTTGCGTCCGACTAGGAGAACTCCTGACGCACCTGCAGGCAAAAGGCGAGGAAGCGTGCAGGGAATTTTACAGGGCTCTTCACCTGCATGTAGAGGACGTCTATTTCAGTTTGCCAACACGGCTCCGCCTCCGAG GTTCTGTTGATCCTCTCACATATCCAAGTGCCTTCAAAGAGAGACACGTAATGAACGATAAAg GTCCCCTCTTCTTTATAGGCTGCTTCAGTGTTGCAGTTGGAGTGGCATTAGTCTATTACTTTGGTG AAGCCAAATTGACTGGAGGAAGCGGGGCCCTTGGGATGGCAGCTTTGGGTTTGAAAAGAAAAGCTCGCGAGGTCCTTGTATGGTACACAGAAGAAAGCCTCATGAAGTAA
- the ninj1 gene encoding ninjurin-1 — protein MATDDLPMNGDADRNGEAEVPLHDRPMRPRRPLNMNHYANKKSVAQSMLDVALLMANASQLKAVLEQGPSFSFYTPLIFLISISLTLQILVGIMLIFIVKWNLNDERMHYRLNIMENLTTAFVFIIVVVNVFITAFGVQRPNDDLKH, from the exons ATGGCAACAGATGATTTGCCGATGAACGGCGATGCGGACCGGAACGGCGAGGCGGAG GTTCCACTGCACGACCGCCCGATGAGGCCAAGGAGACCCTTGAACATGAACCATTATGCCAATAAGAAGAGCGTGGCACAGAGCATGCTGGATGTGGCTCTTCTCATGGCCAATGCCTCGCAGCTGAAGGCCGTGCTGGAGCAAGGGCCGTCCTTCTCCTTTTACACGCCGCTCATCTTCCTCATCAGCATCTCCCTCACCCTGCAAATCTTAGTGGgaattatgctcattttcatcG TGAAGTGGAACCTGAATGACGAACGCATGCACTACAGATTGAACATCATGGAGAACCTGACCACAGCTTTTGTGTTTATCATTGTCGTGGTCAACGTTTTCATCACAGCCTTCGGCGTCCAGCGGCCCAACGACGACCTCAAACATTGA